A single region of the Idiomarinaceae bacterium HL-53 genome encodes:
- a CDS encoding Peptidase family M28: MSIHGKKIIYGALILLALALFGWFSWNAYIDHLTAKETARVNLLIERAQPGPLTSRLNHDQLLTDITWLAHEERSGRAPGTEGGLAARAYIQERFKQLGLEPGGEDGYLHRFEIPKTTDAANVIARVEGSQPSLRTIVITAHYDHLGEHEGRIYPGADDNASGTAALLAIAAYLKENQPRHTVLLAALDAEEGGLRGARALFSTNFLEPKNIAFNLNLDMLSRDTDNLLFAVGTYHDPWLVPLVRRAQMYSAVKLIPAYDRPRHVAGDTPDWTTASDHGPFHEQGIPFIYLGVPDHPDYHQPSDTADKVDVDFYRASAEAALNVFVMVDRVLAEKE, from the coding sequence ATGTCTATCCATGGCAAAAAAATCATTTATGGTGCGCTCATTTTACTGGCCCTTGCACTGTTTGGCTGGTTCAGTTGGAATGCTTACATCGACCACCTGACCGCTAAAGAAACAGCGAGAGTGAACCTTCTTATAGAACGAGCACAACCGGGACCATTGACGAGCAGATTGAATCACGACCAACTACTGACAGATATTACTTGGCTAGCTCATGAAGAGCGCTCTGGTAGAGCACCCGGAACAGAGGGCGGGCTGGCTGCCCGCGCATACATACAGGAACGCTTTAAACAACTCGGTTTAGAGCCCGGTGGAGAAGACGGTTACCTGCATCGATTTGAAATTCCTAAAACAACAGACGCTGCAAATGTCATCGCGAGAGTCGAAGGCTCGCAACCGAGTTTACGCACCATTGTAATTACCGCACATTACGATCACTTAGGAGAGCACGAGGGTCGAATTTATCCCGGTGCTGACGACAATGCCTCAGGTACTGCTGCATTGTTAGCTATTGCGGCTTATTTGAAAGAGAATCAACCCCGTCATACGGTACTGTTAGCTGCACTCGATGCTGAAGAAGGTGGGCTGCGAGGCGCTCGCGCACTTTTCAGCACCAATTTCCTAGAGCCCAAAAACATCGCATTCAATTTAAACTTAGACATGCTGAGTCGTGATACCGACAATCTTTTGTTTGCGGTGGGCACTTATCATGATCCTTGGTTGGTTCCACTCGTACGGCGAGCGCAAATGTACAGTGCAGTGAAACTCATTCCTGCTTATGATCGCCCTCGACATGTAGCAGGTGACACCCCCGACTGGACTACCGCATCAGACCATGGACCTTTTCATGAGCAAGGCATTCCCTTTATCTATTTAGGTGTTCCTGATCATCCTGACTACCACCAGCCAAGCGACACCGCTGATAAAGTCGATGTTGACTTTTACCGCGCCAGCGCAGAAGCTGCGCTCAACGTATTTGTTATGGTCGACCGCGTGTTAGCAGAAAAAGAATAA
- a CDS encoding MFS transporter, UMF1 family → MAEQTARKRELWGWAMYDVANQAYTTIVISFVYSAFFVSYIVPQESAWRDAYWSIAILGSTLLAMVLSPLAGQWIDQGRSKKVLLAWATAVCAVFTSLLFWVNPGDVGWAIAIILISNTAWMLGEAIVASFLPDLAKREHMGMVSGLGWGLGYLGGFVSMVIVSVGMITANPESEPALYVDQHQWAMIVISIYFVIVALPTFLLVKSRPVLTPKVATPWYESLKLFKHQRQQPLLFKFFAAFIFYMAGVQVVVKFIGIYSSGELGLTAQDLVAVFLATQFSALFGALLFGVLERSWGAKHVLFVVIFIWLIAILGMFSLRALSELTQWSVRDLFLVIALLAGTGIGSIQASSRSVVGLLCEKGREGISFGLWGTMNRVAMILAAFFGVVSDIFSRQYALLLVIGFFLVGALLLTRVVIQDSQTKQQE, encoded by the coding sequence GTGGCTGAGCAAACGGCTCGAAAGCGCGAACTTTGGGGCTGGGCAATGTACGACGTTGCCAACCAAGCTTACACCACCATTGTTATTTCCTTTGTTTATTCTGCCTTTTTCGTCAGTTATATCGTGCCGCAAGAGAGTGCCTGGCGAGACGCCTATTGGTCTATTGCCATTCTTGGCTCTACGTTGCTTGCCATGGTGCTTTCACCATTGGCAGGTCAGTGGATTGACCAAGGGCGCTCGAAAAAAGTACTGCTTGCCTGGGCCACCGCGGTTTGTGCGGTGTTTACCAGCCTGTTGTTTTGGGTGAACCCGGGCGATGTGGGCTGGGCAATCGCCATTATCCTTATTTCTAATACTGCATGGATGCTTGGTGAAGCTATCGTGGCATCGTTCCTACCCGATCTTGCCAAACGTGAACACATGGGCATGGTGTCAGGTTTAGGTTGGGGATTGGGTTATTTGGGTGGATTCGTGAGTATGGTCATTGTGTCGGTCGGGATGATCACCGCCAACCCGGAATCCGAGCCCGCACTTTACGTCGACCAGCATCAGTGGGCGATGATTGTGATTTCGATTTATTTTGTCATAGTCGCTCTGCCCACGTTCTTATTAGTGAAAAGTCGCCCTGTATTGACACCTAAGGTAGCAACGCCTTGGTATGAAAGTCTGAAATTGTTCAAACATCAACGCCAACAACCGCTACTTTTTAAGTTCTTCGCTGCCTTTATTTTCTATATGGCGGGCGTTCAAGTGGTGGTGAAGTTTATTGGTATTTATAGCTCTGGTGAGCTGGGCTTAACCGCCCAAGACTTAGTTGCTGTATTTCTTGCTACGCAATTTAGTGCCTTATTTGGCGCTCTCTTATTTGGCGTGCTGGAACGCAGTTGGGGCGCAAAGCATGTATTGTTCGTAGTCATTTTCATCTGGTTAATTGCTATATTGGGTATGTTTAGCTTGCGTGCGCTTAGCGAACTTACGCAATGGTCGGTACGCGACTTATTCTTAGTGATCGCACTGCTTGCTGGCACAGGGATTGGTTCGATTCAGGCTTCGAGTCGCTCTGTGGTTGGTTTGTTGTGTGAAAAGGGCCGTGAGGGCATCTCATTCGGTTTGTGGGGTACCATGAACCGCGTGGCTATGATTTTGGCTGCTTTCTTCGGTGTCGTGAGTGACATTTTCTCTCGCCAATATGCACTATTATTGGTGATAGGTTTCTTTTTAGTCGGCGCGCTACTGCTGACTCGTGTGGTAATACAGGACTCTCAAACGAAACAACAAGAATAA
- a CDS encoding H+/gluconate symporter produces MLGNLGLVLGLALLIGLALRGMNILLAVLISIGVIGLTNAMTFEQIYLQYFPFGASGAFSFAGNFLLLFLCGAIFGRVMAASRAAQSVALAVTHWLGAERALWVAMLVCALLTYGGVVVFVVMFTMYPIGVTLMREANIPRRLYAAAIALGAGTFTMTAMPGTPSIHNVIGARALGTDLFAGAVVGLVASAVMITLGMWYLQSRWRKATAAGEGYESVPKDEQMRTIAQSDKATLPWVLAILPVVVVLLTILVPRLLLMAGVEASWIGFANGNPVLWASFALLLGAFSCFVMFSDVRSVFVQSAGEGANDAIMPLVNTAAVIGFGGVVIQTPGFEAFAQWLLGLPLSPLVSVFISANLISGITASASGGLQIFMSSLAEAYLAAGVAPEMLHRIANLAAGGLDSLPHSGAVIALFTLMGLTHKEAYKDIFVVTVLIPMIAALVAVVLAMLM; encoded by the coding sequence ATGCTCGGTAATTTAGGACTGGTGCTAGGGCTAGCACTACTGATTGGCTTGGCCTTGCGCGGGATGAATATTCTGCTCGCCGTACTCATATCGATTGGAGTGATTGGCCTTACCAATGCCATGACCTTTGAGCAGATTTATCTGCAATATTTCCCATTTGGTGCTTCCGGCGCCTTTTCTTTTGCTGGTAACTTCCTCTTGTTGTTCTTGTGCGGTGCTATTTTTGGCCGAGTTATGGCGGCGAGCCGTGCTGCGCAGAGTGTTGCGCTAGCCGTGACGCATTGGCTGGGGGCGGAGCGCGCCTTGTGGGTGGCAATGTTAGTATGCGCATTACTCACGTATGGTGGCGTGGTGGTGTTCGTGGTGATGTTTACCATGTATCCGATTGGTGTCACCCTCATGCGCGAAGCGAATATTCCACGGCGCTTGTATGCCGCCGCAATTGCATTGGGTGCAGGTACATTCACGATGACCGCAATGCCGGGCACGCCTTCTATTCACAACGTCATTGGCGCACGGGCACTCGGCACTGACTTGTTTGCGGGTGCGGTAGTTGGCCTTGTGGCAAGTGCCGTGATGATTACACTGGGCATGTGGTATTTACAGTCGCGCTGGCGCAAAGCAACGGCGGCAGGCGAGGGCTATGAGAGCGTACCGAAAGACGAGCAAATGCGAACCATAGCGCAAAGTGATAAAGCGACACTTCCTTGGGTGTTGGCTATTTTGCCGGTCGTGGTTGTCTTGCTCACTATCTTAGTGCCGCGCTTGCTTTTGATGGCGGGTGTAGAAGCCTCATGGATTGGCTTTGCGAATGGAAATCCGGTGTTATGGGCGAGTTTTGCGCTTCTTTTAGGCGCCTTTAGCTGCTTTGTTATGTTCTCTGATGTTCGCAGTGTATTTGTGCAGTCGGCAGGAGAGGGCGCGAACGACGCCATTATGCCCCTGGTTAATACAGCTGCGGTTATTGGGTTTGGCGGTGTTGTAATTCAAACCCCGGGCTTTGAAGCCTTTGCGCAGTGGTTGTTGGGCTTGCCATTAAGTCCATTGGTGTCTGTTTTTATTTCTGCGAATCTTATTTCGGGAATTACGGCCTCGGCCTCGGGCGGCTTGCAAATATTTATGTCGAGCCTTGCGGAAGCCTACTTAGCAGCCGGAGTGGCACCCGAAATGTTGCACCGTATTGCTAATTTGGCGGCAGGTGGCCTGGATTCCTTACCTCATTCGGGGGCGGTGATCGCGCTCTTTACGCTCATGGGGCTCACACATAAAGAAGCCTACAAAGATATTTTCGTCGTGACGGTTTTGATTCCAATGATTGCCGCATTGGTTGCCGTTGTCCTCGCCATGTTGATGTAG
- a CDS encoding Imidazolonepropionase: MKLKFSWLTAATMATSLLAAPTAVLAEEAAGWSVASPMGEFKDIQIQTDEGTWMSVDISPDGRWVVFDMLGDIYRMPAEGGEAELLRGGIAWNMQPTYSPDGQYIAYTSDENGGDNIWVMKADGSEAWAVTNENFRLLNSPAWSPDGEYIVARKHFTARRSLGAGEIWMYHRSGGTGVMLTARPNDQKDLGEPAFSPDGRYVYYSQDDTPGPIFEYSKDSESGIYSVKRYELETGEIETVISGHGGAVRPTPSPDGRYLAYVARDDFQSKLYLFDLETGERKEIFGNLSRDMQETWAIHGVYPAMGWTDDSDHIVFYAQGKIHQLNVNSGEVENLPFRVSTTKQVQETVRTAQNIDTDTFPVRMLRSTQVSPKGEQVIYEALGYLYVKDLPNGTPRRLTDRTDRFEQFPSYSRDGRSLVYTTWDDQEQGQVIVRNLRNGREQVLATGMGKFIEPVFSPDGNAVVYRKISGGYLTDPAYGLNNGVYYLPLNSESPERIARSGSAPHFGARNDRVYVQGMGRSGPELRSINLENHEERVLYTSSHATEYKVSPNGEYLAFAERFRVHVTPFVERGQPISISPTDRQLPIETLSQRAGSNISWTNDSLNLYWALGPELYSASLDGMFSMTKSDIELVENGTNIGFEQTTYVPEQTVAFVGGRVVTMNNDQIIENGVVVVRGNRIEAVGERGQVRVPSNARVIDTTGQTIVPGLIDTHAHGAQGEQQIIPEQNWLLYAGLTFGVTTIHDPSNNTAQIFTASEMQRAGNIVGPRIFSTGTILYGANGPGFTAHVDSIDDARFHLERMQKVGAFSVKSYNQPRRDQRQQIIQAAREMNMMVMPEGGSLFQHNMSMIADGHTVVEHSIPVETMYSDVKQFWSQTETAYTPTTGVGFGGIWGEHYWYAHTNVWEHPKLSKFVPERILQPRAMRRNIAPEHHYNHFNIARGSAELQQEGIMVTSGAHGQREGLAQHWEIWMMEQGGMSPLQALRTTTIDAARHLGMDAHIGSIEVGKLADIAVINGDILADFRQSDRVTYTMVNGRLFDADTMQEMGPTARPRQPFYFEE; encoded by the coding sequence ATGAAACTTAAGTTTTCTTGGCTAACGGCCGCTACCATGGCTACCTCTCTACTCGCAGCACCAACTGCTGTGCTTGCTGAAGAAGCGGCAGGTTGGTCTGTTGCTTCGCCGATGGGTGAATTCAAAGATATCCAAATTCAAACTGATGAAGGCACTTGGATGAGTGTCGACATTAGCCCTGACGGTCGTTGGGTGGTGTTTGACATGCTCGGCGATATTTATCGTATGCCGGCTGAAGGCGGTGAAGCAGAGTTACTGCGGGGTGGTATCGCGTGGAATATGCAACCTACTTATAGTCCAGATGGTCAATACATTGCCTACACATCTGATGAGAACGGCGGTGACAATATTTGGGTGATGAAAGCCGATGGTAGCGAAGCATGGGCGGTCACGAATGAAAACTTCCGCTTGTTAAATAGCCCTGCATGGAGCCCTGATGGCGAGTACATTGTGGCGCGTAAACACTTCACTGCACGTCGCTCGCTCGGTGCCGGTGAAATTTGGATGTACCACCGAAGTGGCGGCACGGGTGTGATGCTCACAGCACGCCCGAATGATCAAAAAGATTTAGGGGAGCCGGCGTTTAGCCCCGATGGCCGCTATGTGTATTACTCACAAGACGACACGCCAGGCCCTATTTTTGAATACAGCAAAGACTCTGAAAGCGGTATTTACTCAGTGAAGCGCTACGAGCTAGAAACGGGTGAAATTGAAACGGTGATTTCTGGTCACGGTGGTGCCGTGCGGCCAACCCCTTCACCCGACGGTCGTTACCTTGCTTATGTCGCACGCGACGACTTTCAAAGCAAACTTTACCTGTTTGATTTAGAAACCGGTGAGCGTAAAGAAATTTTCGGCAACCTGAGTCGAGATATGCAAGAAACGTGGGCAATTCATGGCGTGTATCCAGCCATGGGCTGGACCGACGATAGTGACCACATCGTGTTTTATGCACAAGGGAAGATTCATCAACTTAACGTGAATAGTGGCGAAGTTGAGAACCTTCCATTTCGCGTGAGTACCACCAAGCAAGTGCAAGAAACGGTGCGGACTGCACAAAACATTGATACCGATACCTTCCCTGTGAGAATGCTGCGCAGTACGCAAGTGTCGCCAAAGGGTGAGCAAGTGATTTACGAAGCGCTCGGTTATTTGTATGTGAAGGATTTACCCAATGGTACACCGCGGCGTTTAACCGATCGTACCGACCGCTTTGAGCAGTTCCCTTCGTATTCGCGTGACGGCCGTTCATTGGTTTACACCACTTGGGACGACCAGGAGCAAGGCCAAGTTATTGTGCGCAATTTGCGCAATGGTCGGGAACAAGTGCTCGCTACCGGTATGGGTAAATTTATTGAACCGGTGTTTTCTCCAGACGGGAATGCGGTTGTTTACCGTAAGATTAGCGGCGGTTACTTAACCGATCCTGCTTATGGCTTGAATAACGGAGTTTATTACTTGCCGCTGAATAGCGAGAGCCCAGAAAGGATTGCACGCAGTGGCTCGGCCCCGCATTTCGGAGCACGCAACGATCGTGTGTACGTGCAGGGTATGGGTCGTAGTGGTCCTGAGTTAAGAAGTATTAACTTAGAGAATCACGAAGAGCGTGTGTTATATACCTCGTCACACGCCACTGAGTACAAGGTATCGCCGAACGGTGAATATCTCGCGTTTGCGGAGCGCTTCCGCGTGCATGTCACGCCATTTGTAGAGCGTGGACAGCCGATTAGTATTAGTCCTACCGATCGTCAGTTGCCAATTGAAACCTTGTCGCAACGAGCTGGTAGTAACATTTCGTGGACGAACGATAGCTTAAATTTATATTGGGCATTGGGTCCAGAGCTTTACTCAGCGTCTCTTGACGGCATGTTCTCGATGACCAAAAGTGACATTGAGCTCGTTGAGAACGGCACGAATATTGGCTTCGAACAAACAACTTACGTGCCTGAGCAAACGGTCGCTTTTGTCGGCGGGCGTGTTGTGACGATGAATAACGATCAAATTATCGAAAACGGGGTTGTCGTAGTTCGAGGTAATCGTATTGAAGCAGTTGGAGAACGTGGCCAAGTGAGGGTGCCAAGCAATGCCCGAGTTATCGACACGACGGGCCAAACTATTGTGCCTGGCCTCATCGACACTCACGCACATGGTGCGCAGGGTGAACAACAAATCATTCCAGAGCAAAACTGGCTATTGTATGCAGGGCTCACGTTTGGGGTGACAACCATTCATGATCCTTCGAATAATACTGCACAAATATTCACAGCGAGTGAAATGCAGCGGGCGGGTAATATTGTTGGGCCACGTATTTTCTCTACGGGTACTATTTTATACGGTGCGAATGGTCCGGGCTTTACCGCTCATGTAGACAGTATTGATGATGCACGTTTCCACTTAGAGCGGATGCAAAAGGTGGGTGCATTCTCGGTGAAAAGCTATAACCAGCCACGTCGTGATCAGCGTCAGCAAATTATTCAAGCGGCGCGTGAAATGAATATGATGGTAATGCCCGAAGGCGGTTCACTGTTCCAACACAACATGTCGATGATTGCAGATGGTCACACGGTGGTTGAGCACTCGATTCCAGTAGAGACCATGTATAGCGATGTAAAACAATTCTGGAGCCAAACGGAAACAGCGTATACACCAACAACAGGCGTCGGTTTTGGCGGTATTTGGGGCGAGCATTATTGGTATGCACATACCAATGTGTGGGAGCACCCTAAGCTATCGAAGTTTGTGCCAGAGCGTATTTTACAACCGCGTGCAATGCGCAGAAATATTGCCCCAGAACATCACTATAATCACTTCAATATTGCTCGCGGTTCAGCAGAACTTCAGCAAGAAGGCATTATGGTGACTTCCGGTGCGCACGGCCAACGTGAAGGTTTGGCCCAACATTGGGAGATCTGGATGATGGAGCAGGGAGGCATGAGCCCGTTACAGGCGCTTCGCACTACTACCATTGACGCGGCTCGTCATTTAGGTATGGACGCCCACATCGGCTCAATTGAAGTTGGCAAACTCGCCGATATCGCGGTGATAAATGGCGATATTCTGGCTGACTTCCGGCAGTCTGATCGTGTCACTTACACCATGGTCAATGGTCGTTTGTTTGACGCCGATACAATGCAAGAAATGGGACCGACTGCGCGCCCGCGTCAGCCGTTCTACTTCGAAGAATAA
- a CDS encoding methyl-accepting chemotaxis protein, whose amino-acid sequence MSIWASILNKFKKLSVRIIAGFVAVAILVAITGIVGLGFINNFERTLNYVTDTTTPTVTISGELKNAMFEANAIVGQALASDVIGDITTYEENFQSASQLFSQSYRRLDNLIDDRRLKTTLEEAVAARQSFESEASALFTFHRTALEQAAEVRRNQTEFDRIAAFLIGELGNISFHAEQVAEDVELTSAAVNLQALVMEIQYLTRDYLSQERVVLLTPLAEEIEQVFEIFDFPMETLVERADDDIRRSVEETQSLLEQWQNAAFGSDALFAAYTRQLEAQYEASVRAEAMATEIATVNAALDEVEAAATALNEGAASDAETAVSQAFWIISVVVIAGFVIAVALGIWVTRSVTKPLGGEPQEMQEIADQIAAGDLRLSTRGNETGVLSAMIVMAEKLRELLADITTASRTVTSSAQQTNEIAESASRNVQEQESSVECAVTAIEEVVNTVQGIADAAARALEATRNAETETQSAERVFQETSEAISGVADEVKRAADVVQQVEEKSNEIGTILQVIEGIAEQTNLLALNAAIEAARAGDQGRGFAVVADEVRSLAKKTQDSTLNIQKIIEGLQKGTQDAVSVMTSSRRRVEDTLDKSVAARGALDTIREAVGELTGINDQVATASEELASVTGEIKGNIDEISARGQESAQGTSRMTTSSAELSQVAKRLESLAARFDV is encoded by the coding sequence ATGTCAATTTGGGCATCAATTCTAAATAAATTTAAAAAGTTGTCTGTGCGTATTATTGCAGGCTTCGTAGCCGTTGCGATTTTAGTCGCCATTACAGGTATTGTCGGGCTTGGCTTTATTAATAATTTTGAAAGGACGCTCAATTACGTAACGGACACGACCACACCCACTGTGACTATCTCAGGCGAGCTGAAAAATGCCATGTTTGAGGCGAATGCAATTGTAGGGCAGGCGCTTGCCTCGGATGTGATTGGTGATATCACAACCTATGAAGAAAACTTCCAGTCGGCGAGTCAGTTGTTTAGCCAGAGTTATCGCCGATTAGACAACCTAATTGATGACCGTAGATTGAAAACAACGCTTGAGGAAGCCGTGGCGGCTCGTCAGTCTTTTGAGTCTGAAGCGTCTGCACTATTTACTTTTCACCGTACCGCACTTGAACAAGCCGCAGAAGTACGAAGAAACCAAACCGAGTTTGACCGCATCGCGGCTTTTTTAATCGGTGAGCTTGGCAATATTTCATTCCACGCAGAGCAAGTAGCAGAAGACGTTGAGCTCACTTCTGCAGCGGTCAATTTGCAAGCGCTCGTAATGGAGATTCAATACCTGACGCGAGATTACTTGAGCCAAGAGCGAGTGGTTTTGTTAACGCCGCTCGCTGAAGAAATTGAACAAGTTTTCGAGATTTTCGACTTCCCCATGGAAACCTTGGTGGAACGTGCAGATGATGACATTCGTCGCTCGGTTGAGGAAACGCAAAGCTTGCTGGAGCAGTGGCAAAATGCCGCGTTTGGCTCAGACGCCTTATTCGCCGCCTATACTCGGCAGTTAGAAGCTCAATACGAAGCCTCGGTGCGAGCGGAAGCGATGGCAACTGAGATTGCGACCGTGAATGCTGCACTCGATGAAGTAGAAGCAGCCGCCACCGCATTGAACGAAGGCGCTGCGAGTGACGCAGAAACCGCGGTTTCACAAGCATTCTGGATTATTTCAGTGGTGGTAATCGCTGGCTTCGTGATTGCAGTTGCACTCGGTATTTGGGTGACGCGGAGCGTGACCAAACCACTAGGTGGCGAGCCGCAAGAAATGCAGGAAATCGCGGATCAAATTGCAGCCGGTGACCTGCGCTTGAGTACTCGTGGTAACGAAACGGGCGTATTAAGCGCCATGATCGTGATGGCAGAGAAGCTTCGTGAATTACTTGCAGATATCACTACAGCAAGTCGTACGGTGACTTCCTCCGCTCAGCAAACGAATGAAATTGCGGAGTCGGCGAGTCGTAATGTGCAAGAGCAAGAATCTTCAGTGGAATGTGCTGTCACAGCTATTGAGGAAGTGGTGAATACGGTACAAGGAATTGCCGATGCCGCGGCTCGGGCACTGGAAGCAACGCGCAACGCAGAAACTGAAACGCAGAGTGCTGAGCGCGTGTTCCAGGAAACCTCAGAGGCGATCAGTGGTGTTGCTGACGAAGTTAAACGTGCTGCAGATGTGGTGCAGCAAGTGGAAGAGAAGAGTAATGAAATCGGCACTATCTTGCAGGTGATCGAAGGAATTGCGGAGCAAACGAATCTACTGGCATTGAACGCCGCAATTGAAGCAGCTCGCGCGGGAGACCAAGGTCGGGGGTTTGCTGTCGTTGCGGATGAAGTGCGCTCGTTAGCTAAGAAAACCCAAGATTCGACATTAAATATTCAAAAGATTATCGAAGGCTTGCAGAAGGGAACTCAAGATGCAGTGTCGGTGATGACGAGTAGTCGTCGAAGAGTTGAAGATACTTTAGACAAATCGGTGGCGGCTCGTGGTGCTCTCGATACGATACGGGAAGCGGTGGGTGAACTTACGGGTATTAACGACCAAGTTGCTACCGCATCGGAAGAACTGGCTTCAGTGACCGGCGAAATTAAAGGCAATATTGATGAAATTAGCGCTCGTGGGCAAGAGTCGGCTCAGGGTACTTCGCGCATGACCACTTCGAGTGCGGAACTTTCACAAGTGGCCAAACGCTTGGAGTCGCTCGCAGCAAGGTTCGATGTTTAG
- a CDS encoding transcriptional regulator, LysR family, translated as MNHFRQIDLNLLIYLDALLRERNVTRAAEQLNITQPAMSNGLKRLRTLLNDPILVRTSEGMVPTERALAMKPQVRQILYSVEEIIQPSRAFEASESDRVFRMMASDYAASTLMTPLLKSLREQAPHITIDLMTPSDVSFHDVENGKVDLAINRFEDLPQSFHQKQLWHDDFACLIHKDHPILENYTLEAYLQAEHCWVSKTGFGVGIGMTPDAVQKLGWVDNALAKLGHTRRIQVFTRNYHVAMHLAREGLIATLPMRAAKLYEDAGDLVLKTPPFPIPEIDLQMIWSPLLQHDEGHRWFRQLVAEVAART; from the coding sequence ATGAATCACTTTCGTCAAATCGACCTCAACCTGCTCATTTACCTAGATGCGCTTCTTCGTGAGCGTAACGTGACCCGCGCAGCAGAACAACTAAATATCACTCAGCCTGCTATGAGTAATGGTTTAAAGCGTTTACGCACACTTCTCAATGACCCCATTTTAGTGCGCACCAGTGAAGGCATGGTGCCAACTGAGCGCGCTTTGGCAATGAAGCCTCAAGTTCGCCAAATTCTATACTCCGTTGAGGAAATTATTCAGCCAAGTCGTGCGTTCGAGGCAAGCGAGAGTGATCGCGTATTCCGTATGATGGCGTCCGACTATGCGGCGTCTACACTCATGACACCACTCCTTAAATCACTTCGTGAGCAAGCGCCACACATTACTATCGATTTAATGACCCCCAGTGATGTGAGCTTCCACGACGTTGAAAATGGCAAAGTCGATCTCGCCATTAACCGTTTCGAAGATCTACCGCAATCGTTTCACCAAAAACAACTTTGGCACGACGACTTTGCGTGTTTGATTCATAAAGATCATCCGATCTTAGAAAACTATACCCTCGAAGCCTACCTGCAAGCTGAACATTGCTGGGTCAGTAAAACAGGGTTCGGTGTCGGTATCGGTATGACACCCGACGCGGTGCAAAAGCTGGGATGGGTCGACAACGCACTCGCGAAGCTCGGGCATACTCGCCGTATTCAGGTGTTTACGAGGAACTACCATGTAGCCATGCACTTAGCGCGGGAAGGACTCATTGCCACCCTGCCCATGCGGGCGGCAAAACTTTACGAAGACGCAGGCGACTTGGTGCTTAAAACACCACCCTTCCCCATTCCAGAAATTGATTTACAGATGATTTGGAGCCCTCTCTTACAACACGACGAGGGCCACCGTTGGTTCAGACAATTAGTAGCAGAGGTTGCAGCGCGTACCTAA